The Saccharomonospora cyanea NA-134 genome includes a region encoding these proteins:
- a CDS encoding YrhK family protein — MPNINEPDDGRGTLTVTFGHEELVLRRRYEILSIGNDLLIALWFVAGSVLFFWESTATVGTWFFLVGSLQLAARPGIRLFRRVHLRRVAGAAAETTRDF; from the coding sequence ATGCCGAACATCAACGAACCCGACGACGGACGCGGCACACTGACGGTGACGTTCGGGCACGAGGAGCTGGTCCTACGCCGACGTTACGAGATCCTCAGCATCGGCAACGACCTGCTCATCGCGTTGTGGTTCGTGGCGGGCAGTGTGCTGTTCTTCTGGGAGTCCACCGCCACCGTCGGCACGTGGTTCTTCCTGGTGGGGAGCCTCCAGCTCGCCGCGCGGCCCGGTATCCGCCTGTTCCGCCGGGTTCACCTGCGCCGCGTCGCCGGTGCCGCTGCCGAGACGACGCGCGACTTCTGA
- a CDS encoding peptidyl-tRNA hydrolase, whose translation MTAAEQEPVLEPVAARYAWWLGLPAERTADRDVPPEQVWAMPVVLRMEKSAPPSRTPLLEAAAAAALAVCLHGDARPGGPWYEALHTWTSGHIRKVARRARGAHWDAVQELPGVTMEVDGAQARALLPCRVGDLPREVSRLQISGSDLPADEPGPAPGDRPVLLLNPGVTMSAGKAAAQVGHATMLLAALLDSARLAAWAVQHYRCYVRVAEAEQWARSTAALARPHEAWNEHGLVAVRDAGFTEVEPGTVTVVARRA comes from the coding sequence ATGACCGCGGCAGAGCAGGAACCCGTACTGGAGCCCGTGGCCGCCCGCTACGCGTGGTGGCTCGGGCTGCCCGCCGAGCGCACCGCCGACCGTGACGTGCCACCGGAGCAGGTGTGGGCGATGCCCGTGGTGCTTCGGATGGAGAAGTCGGCGCCGCCGTCGCGGACGCCACTGCTGGAGGCCGCGGCTGCCGCAGCGCTCGCCGTGTGTCTCCACGGCGACGCCCGTCCCGGAGGACCCTGGTACGAGGCGCTGCACACGTGGACGTCCGGCCACATCCGCAAGGTCGCGCGCCGCGCCAGGGGAGCGCACTGGGACGCGGTGCAGGAGTTGCCGGGCGTGACGATGGAGGTGGACGGCGCACAGGCCCGCGCGCTGCTGCCGTGCCGGGTCGGCGACCTCCCGCGCGAGGTCTCGCGGTTGCAGATCTCCGGCAGCGACCTTCCCGCCGACGAACCCGGACCCGCTCCCGGCGACCGACCCGTGCTGCTGCTGAACCCCGGCGTGACGATGTCGGCGGGCAAGGCCGCCGCACAGGTGGGCCACGCGACCATGCTGCTCGCGGCCCTGCTCGACTCCGCCCGGCTCGCCGCCTGGGCGGTACAGCACTACCGCTGCTATGTGCGCGTGGCCGAGGCGGAGCAGTGGGCGCGCTCGACGGCCGCGCTCGCGCGGCCCCACGAGGCGTGGAACGAGCACGGGTTGGTGGCCGTCCGCGACGCCGGGTTCACCGAGGTCGAGCCGGGCACCGTGACGGTGGTGGCGAGGCGGGCCTAG